Proteins encoded in a region of the Psychromicrobium lacuslunae genome:
- a CDS encoding dihydrofolate reductase — translation MSAAAKSTPLIGMIWAQTQRGIIGAGGTMPWHVPEDMAHFKRTTSGHPVIMGRRTWLSFPQKFRPLVDRSNIVLTSDPDWANTDEATGATVVATLSEALAAAEHSPGAEEIWIIGGGQVYAQALDLATLAVITMIDSEVEGDTFAPKLGPEWQLERSEPETGWHLSAKGASYQYTWWRR, via the coding sequence ATGAGTGCAGCAGCCAAATCGACGCCCTTGATCGGTATGATCTGGGCGCAGACCCAGCGCGGCATTATTGGCGCGGGCGGCACCATGCCCTGGCACGTGCCGGAGGACATGGCGCACTTCAAGCGAACCACCTCTGGTCATCCAGTGATTATGGGCCGGCGCACCTGGCTATCCTTCCCGCAGAAGTTCCGCCCGCTCGTCGATCGAAGCAATATTGTGCTGACCTCGGATCCTGACTGGGCCAACACCGACGAAGCCACCGGCGCCACCGTAGTGGCCACTTTGTCCGAGGCTCTGGCGGCGGCTGAACACTCCCCCGGCGCTGAAGAAATCTGGATCATTGGCGGTGGCCAGGTCTATGCTCAAGCCTTGGACTTAGCCACTCTCGCAGTGATCACCATGATTGACAGCGAGGTCGAGGGCGACACTTTTGCCCCCAAACTTGGACCGGAGTGGCAGCTCGAACGCAGTGAGCCAGAAACCGGCTGGCACCTTTCTGCAAAGGGTGCCAGTTACCAGTACACCTGGTGGCGTCGCTAA
- a CDS encoding fatty acid desaturase family protein, giving the protein MSTASLERDTRPVRNRQATEFIELADQVRAAGLMERDLSWYVGRMVRLGLGFVLTGVMLWSFGESWWQLLTAVVFSFFCAQAGFLAHDAAHRQIFASAKANEWTGRVVGNLFVGLSYGWWMNKHGKHHANPNKIGVDLDIAAGTVVFDPEDALKRTGFARWFAARQGYFFFPLLTLVGLGLHVDAVKRTFNLRQIVPQRRWEIALLLVRLLGVPVAVMLICGPWIGLGFIGVHLATFGLYMGGAFAPNHKGMPLVPKDVKIDFLRRQTLMSRNISGGWWVDAGMGGLNYQIEHHLFPTMSSRRLREAQPIVRAFCAERGIKYTETSLARSYLIVMQYLNRVGLGQRDPFECPVTAQLRSAR; this is encoded by the coding sequence ATGTCAACGGCATCGCTAGAGCGGGATACCCGCCCCGTCCGGAACCGGCAAGCAACCGAGTTCATCGAACTTGCGGATCAAGTGCGAGCTGCTGGTCTAATGGAACGTGACCTTTCCTGGTACGTGGGGCGAATGGTCCGGTTAGGACTGGGCTTCGTGCTGACGGGAGTGATGTTGTGGTCTTTTGGAGAGTCTTGGTGGCAGCTTTTGACAGCTGTCGTTTTCAGTTTTTTCTGCGCGCAGGCAGGGTTCCTGGCCCACGACGCCGCGCATCGGCAGATCTTCGCTTCCGCTAAAGCGAACGAATGGACCGGTCGGGTGGTTGGCAATCTTTTCGTCGGCTTGAGCTACGGCTGGTGGATGAATAAGCACGGCAAGCACCATGCCAACCCGAATAAGATCGGCGTCGATCTCGACATCGCCGCGGGCACCGTGGTTTTTGACCCGGAGGATGCGCTTAAGCGCACCGGATTCGCACGGTGGTTCGCCGCTCGGCAAGGGTACTTCTTCTTCCCATTGCTGACTTTAGTGGGTTTAGGTTTACATGTTGACGCGGTTAAGCGGACCTTCAACCTGCGGCAGATTGTGCCGCAGCGACGCTGGGAGATTGCTTTGCTGCTGGTTCGATTGCTTGGTGTCCCGGTGGCAGTGATGCTGATCTGCGGGCCGTGGATCGGGCTGGGCTTCATCGGCGTTCATCTGGCTACTTTTGGCTTGTACATGGGTGGAGCTTTTGCGCCGAATCATAAGGGCATGCCCTTGGTGCCTAAAGACGTCAAAATCGACTTTCTGCGCCGTCAAACCTTAATGAGTCGCAATATTTCCGGGGGCTGGTGGGTGGACGCCGGAATGGGTGGACTGAACTACCAGATCGAACACCACTTATTCCCCACCATGTCCTCACGCAGGCTGCGTGAGGCGCAACCGATCGTCAGAGCTTTTTGCGCCGAACGCGGTATCAAATACACCGAAACCAGCTTGGCGCGTTCCTACCTCATCGTGATGCAATACCTGAACCGGGTAGGGCTTGGGCAGCGTGATCCTTTCGAGTGTCCGGTGACCGCTCAACTGCGCAGCGCGCGTTAG
- the cmtR gene encoding Cd(II)/Pb(II)-sensing metalloregulatory transcriptional regulator CmtR: protein MLTISSRLDVMNRLGRAMADPSRSRILMELLDGPSYPAVLSRKLELTRSNVSNHLSCLRDCGIVVAEPEGRQTRYEISDPHLTKALTALVEITLAVDENADCIDPSCPIPGCCEPSVR from the coding sequence ATGCTGACCATTTCTTCACGGCTCGATGTAATGAACCGACTAGGCCGCGCGATGGCTGATCCAAGCCGCTCACGAATTCTGATGGAACTCCTCGATGGCCCCAGCTACCCGGCCGTGCTGTCCAGAAAACTGGAACTGACCCGATCTAATGTCTCAAACCATCTGAGCTGTCTGCGGGACTGCGGAATTGTGGTGGCCGAACCAGAAGGCCGCCAAACTCGCTACGAAATATCCGATCCCCATCTGACAAAAGCCCTCACCGCACTGGTCGAAATCACTCTGGCAGTGGATGAAAATGCCGACTGCATTGACCCGAGCTGCCCTATCCCTGGCTGCTGCGAGCCGAGCGTTCGATGA
- a CDS encoding RNA degradosome polyphosphate kinase, which yields MQTEPTGTVSKADRFASSEVPAARATQDRIDIPEFAPSLIPDGEISADRFLDRELSWLAFNARVLELAEDPDLHLLERVNFLSIFASNLDEFFMVRVAGLKRRIATGLAVPSPAGLSPIEVLEQISEEAHRLQARHAHTFADQIRPALAYEHIHLVRWNELDEAAKAQTSKMFAEKVFPILTPLAVDPAHPFPYISGLSLNLAVVVRNPVSEKELFARVKVPDQLPRMVAVDGPRAGSVPGRVARFIPLEEVIAEHLDQLFPGMEVLEHHTFRVTRNEDLEVEEDDAENLLQALEKELLRRRFGPPVRLEVTTDINPNIRALLVRELDVEESEVYAVPAPLDLRGLSVIGNIDRADLHYPKRVPHTSRYLNESETSKAANVFAAMRRRDILLHHPYDSFSTSVQAFLEQAAADPKVQAIKQTLYRTSGDSPIVDALVDAAEAGKQVLALVEIKARFDEQANISWARKLEQAGVHVVYGIVGLKTHCKLSLVVRQEQDGLRRYCHIGTGNYHPRTARYYEDLGLLTADDQVGEDLTRLFNQLSGYAPKSTFKRLLVAPRSVRSGLIDRIEKEISNAKAGLAARVQIKVNSIVDEAIIDSLYRASQAGVKVDVIVRGICSLRPGVPGLSENITVRSILGRFLEHSRVFTFANAGQPVVFIGSADMMHRNLDRRVEALVQLSNPEDIASVVSLLDRYVDAGTSSWHLDNEGVWTRHHLDQDGAALSDVQSWLLASRSRQRSAANR from the coding sequence ATGCAGACTGAACCAACAGGCACGGTGAGCAAAGCCGACCGTTTTGCCAGCTCCGAGGTCCCGGCCGCCCGTGCAACCCAAGATCGAATCGACATTCCAGAATTTGCGCCTAGCCTGATCCCAGATGGTGAAATCAGTGCTGACCGTTTCCTCGACCGCGAACTCAGCTGGCTGGCTTTTAACGCCCGAGTCCTCGAGTTGGCCGAAGACCCGGATCTTCACCTGCTCGAACGCGTGAACTTCCTCTCCATTTTCGCCTCGAACCTCGACGAGTTCTTCATGGTCAGGGTTGCCGGTCTGAAGCGTCGGATTGCCACCGGCCTGGCGGTGCCTTCACCTGCCGGATTGAGCCCGATTGAGGTGTTGGAGCAGATCAGCGAGGAAGCCCACCGGCTCCAAGCCCGCCATGCACACACCTTCGCCGATCAAATTCGTCCAGCACTGGCCTACGAACACATTCACCTGGTCCGTTGGAATGAATTGGACGAAGCAGCCAAGGCCCAGACCAGCAAGATGTTCGCTGAGAAGGTCTTCCCCATCCTGACGCCGCTGGCGGTTGACCCGGCGCACCCGTTCCCTTACATTTCGGGACTTTCGCTTAACTTGGCCGTCGTGGTTCGTAACCCGGTGAGCGAAAAAGAGCTCTTCGCCCGGGTCAAGGTACCCGATCAGTTGCCCCGAATGGTTGCCGTGGACGGGCCACGGGCTGGCTCGGTGCCCGGCCGGGTGGCGCGCTTCATCCCCTTGGAGGAAGTGATCGCTGAACATCTCGATCAACTCTTCCCCGGCATGGAAGTTCTTGAGCATCACACCTTCCGGGTGACTCGTAATGAAGACCTGGAGGTTGAAGAAGACGACGCCGAGAACCTACTACAAGCCCTTGAAAAAGAGTTGCTGCGCCGCCGCTTCGGTCCGCCGGTGCGGCTGGAGGTAACCACCGATATCAACCCGAATATTCGGGCGCTACTGGTGCGTGAGCTCGATGTCGAGGAATCCGAGGTCTACGCCGTGCCTGCGCCGCTCGATCTGCGTGGCCTCAGCGTGATCGGTAATATTGACCGCGCTGACCTGCACTATCCGAAGCGGGTGCCGCACACCTCCAGGTATTTGAACGAATCGGAGACCTCTAAGGCGGCCAATGTCTTCGCCGCGATGCGTCGCCGGGATATTTTGCTGCACCATCCCTACGACTCCTTCTCCACCTCGGTTCAGGCCTTTCTCGAACAGGCCGCTGCAGACCCCAAGGTGCAGGCTATTAAGCAGACGTTGTATCGCACTTCCGGTGATTCGCCGATTGTGGACGCATTAGTCGATGCCGCCGAGGCGGGTAAGCAAGTGCTGGCCTTGGTTGAGATCAAGGCGCGCTTCGATGAACAAGCGAATATTTCCTGGGCTCGCAAGCTTGAGCAGGCCGGGGTGCATGTGGTCTATGGCATCGTCGGCCTGAAGACGCACTGCAAGCTGTCACTGGTTGTCCGGCAGGAACAAGATGGGCTGCGCCGCTATTGCCATATCGGTACCGGTAACTACCACCCGCGTACTGCTCGCTACTACGAAGATCTGGGCTTATTGACCGCGGACGATCAGGTTGGCGAGGACCTCACTCGACTTTTCAACCAGCTTTCCGGTTACGCACCGAAATCCACCTTCAAACGACTGCTAGTAGCACCCCGTTCGGTGCGTTCGGGTCTGATCGACCGGATTGAGAAGGAAATTTCTAACGCCAAGGCTGGACTGGCTGCCCGAGTTCAGATCAAGGTCAACTCGATTGTCGACGAAGCGATCATTGACTCGCTGTATCGAGCCTCCCAGGCCGGGGTCAAGGTTGACGTCATTGTCCGCGGTATCTGTTCGCTACGCCCCGGGGTTCCAGGGCTCAGCGAGAACATCACGGTACGTTCCATTCTGGGAAGGTTCCTGGAGCACTCCCGGGTCTTTACTTTCGCCAATGCTGGCCAACCGGTGGTCTTTATCGGTTCTGCCGACATGATGCATCGCAATCTCGACCGGCGAGTGGAGGCCCTGGTTCAGCTGTCAAACCCCGAAGACATTGCCTCGGTAGTTTCACTGCTTGACCGTTATGTGGACGCTGGTACCTCAAGCTGGCATTTGGATAATGAAGGAGTCTGGACGCGCCATCATCTCGATCAGGACGGTGCGGCACTATCCGATGTGCAGTCCTGGCTGTTGGCTAGCCGATCACGTCAGCGTTCAGCCGCGAACCGGTAA
- a CDS encoding cation transporter has protein sequence MSVALGQDRRRSLHRRVKFIVGFTITYNVIEAVIAITAGTLASSAALIGFGLDSIVEVLSALAIAWQFSRKDPERWEKPTVRAIGIAFFALALYVVVDAALTLGGLKEVERSPLGIGLAVLSLLLMPALAWLEFRTGKELGSQSVLADAKQLVLCSYLSGTVLIGLLSNALFGWGWADSVAALVVAALAIREGIEAWRGEVESPFEVLEGIEEASKSQS, from the coding sequence ATGAGCGTCGCGCTCGGTCAAGACCGCCGTCGATCACTGCACCGACGAGTGAAGTTCATTGTCGGCTTCACTATTACTTACAACGTCATTGAAGCCGTGATAGCAATCACCGCCGGCACGCTCGCCTCTTCAGCGGCGCTGATCGGCTTCGGCTTGGATTCAATCGTTGAAGTTCTCTCCGCCCTGGCCATTGCTTGGCAATTCAGCCGCAAAGACCCAGAGCGCTGGGAGAAGCCAACGGTCCGCGCGATCGGCATTGCGTTCTTCGCCCTCGCCCTCTACGTTGTCGTCGATGCTGCACTGACTCTTGGCGGCTTAAAAGAAGTGGAGCGCAGCCCGCTCGGCATCGGTCTGGCGGTGCTCAGCTTGCTGCTTATGCCAGCACTCGCCTGGCTGGAGTTCCGCACCGGTAAAGAACTCGGCTCCCAAAGCGTGCTGGCCGACGCCAAACAGCTCGTTTTGTGCAGCTATCTTTCCGGAACCGTGCTGATCGGATTGCTTTCGAACGCCCTCTTCGGCTGGGGCTGGGCCGATTCGGTCGCCGCCCTGGTGGTTGCGGCCCTGGCGATTCGTGAGGGCATCGAAGCTTGGCGCGGCGAGGTCGAATCGCCCTTTGAGGTGCTCGAAGGAATCGAAGAGGCTTCAAAGTCCCAAAGCTAA
- the asd gene encoding aspartate-semialdehyde dehydrogenase: protein MSQRVGYVGWRGMVGSVLMQRMQQEGDFTRIEPTFFSTSNSGGAAPSFAEGDAGALQDAYDLDALAALPIVVTAQGGDYTAAVHPQLRARGWDGLWIDAASTLRMNDDSIIVLDPVNREVIDAGLASGVKDFIGGNCTVSCMLMGLGGLFRNGLIEWATSMTYQAASGGGAKHMRELLNQFGAIHGAVAENLSDPASAILDIDREVLASQQSVDASQFGVTLAGSLIPWIDADLGNGQSKEEWKNDAETNKILGLSGNDRVLMDGLCVRIGAMRTHSQALTIKLREDISVAEIERLLAADNEWATVVPNTKDASMKALTPVATSGTLNIPVGRIRQLEMGTRYISAFTVGDQLLWGAAEPLRRMVNIAIGAL from the coding sequence ATGAGTCAACGTGTGGGCTACGTCGGATGGCGTGGCATGGTCGGATCAGTCCTGATGCAGCGAATGCAGCAGGAAGGCGACTTCACGCGGATTGAACCCACCTTTTTCTCAACCTCGAATAGTGGCGGGGCTGCCCCGTCATTCGCCGAGGGCGACGCTGGCGCACTGCAGGACGCCTACGACCTCGATGCGTTAGCCGCTCTGCCTATCGTCGTCACAGCGCAGGGTGGCGACTACACCGCAGCAGTCCACCCGCAGCTCCGCGCAAGGGGCTGGGACGGCTTATGGATCGACGCGGCCTCCACGCTGCGGATGAATGATGACTCGATCATTGTGCTCGATCCGGTGAACCGCGAAGTGATCGACGCGGGGCTCGCCTCCGGGGTCAAGGACTTCATCGGCGGCAACTGCACGGTGTCTTGTATGTTGATGGGCCTCGGCGGACTATTCCGCAATGGCCTGATCGAATGGGCCACCTCAATGACTTATCAGGCTGCCTCGGGCGGCGGTGCCAAGCATATGCGTGAGCTGCTCAACCAGTTCGGTGCAATCCATGGCGCGGTTGCCGAAAACCTCTCCGATCCGGCTTCGGCAATTCTTGACATTGATCGAGAGGTTCTAGCCAGCCAGCAAAGCGTCGACGCCAGCCAGTTTGGGGTTACCCTGGCCGGTTCGCTGATTCCCTGGATTGACGCCGACCTCGGCAATGGCCAGTCTAAAGAAGAGTGGAAGAACGACGCCGAGACGAACAAAATCCTCGGCCTGAGCGGCAACGACCGGGTCCTGATGGACGGACTCTGCGTCCGAATTGGCGCAATGCGGACCCATTCCCAGGCGCTGACCATCAAATTGCGCGAAGATATCTCCGTAGCAGAGATTGAACGCCTGTTAGCCGCAGATAATGAGTGGGCAACCGTGGTGCCCAACACCAAGGATGCCTCAATGAAAGCCCTCACCCCGGTGGCTACCTCGGGCACCCTGAATATCCCGGTGGGCAGGATCCGGCAGCTTGAGATGGGCACTCGATACATTAGCGCCTTCACCGTCGGCGATCAGCTGCTTTGGGGCGCCGCCGAACCACTGCGGCGGATGGTAAATATTGCCATCGGTGCACTCTAA
- a CDS encoding helix-turn-helix domain-containing protein yields the protein MTDYVSSPDDDLLAGAAIRLKSARKRSQKTLSELSEQTGISVSTLSRLESGQRKPTLELLIKIARAHRVSLDDLVGDRPASDPRVHPSVIEFNGRKMFPLTNQPGGLRAYKIIIPAGLKDETPEQASHEGYEWLYVLSGRLRLLLGEHDLTLSSGEVAEFDTRTPHWLGKAEQRAVEFLALFGPQGERMHVRARTK from the coding sequence ATGACTGATTATGTCTCCAGCCCCGATGATGACTTACTTGCAGGTGCGGCAATCCGCTTGAAATCTGCTCGCAAGCGGTCACAAAAAACGCTCAGCGAGCTCTCCGAACAAACCGGAATTTCGGTCAGCACCCTCTCACGTCTGGAGTCAGGGCAGCGCAAACCTACCCTTGAGCTGCTCATCAAGATCGCCAGAGCGCACCGAGTCAGCCTCGACGATCTAGTCGGCGACCGCCCGGCGAGTGATCCTCGGGTACATCCGAGCGTGATTGAATTTAACGGCCGGAAGATGTTCCCGTTGACCAACCAGCCAGGCGGTCTTCGCGCCTATAAGATCATCATTCCAGCGGGGCTGAAAGACGAGACCCCTGAACAGGCCAGCCATGAGGGTTATGAATGGCTCTATGTGCTTTCCGGCCGGTTGAGGCTGCTGCTCGGAGAGCACGATTTGACTCTGAGCTCCGGGGAGGTTGCCGAATTCGATACCCGGACGCCACATTGGCTCGGCAAAGCTGAGCAGCGAGCGGTAGAGTTCCTCGCCCTCTTCGGCCCGCAAGGTGAACGGATGCATGTCAGAGCCAGGACCAAATAG
- a CDS encoding GntR family transcriptional regulator: MNTQLSIDLSSPIPPFEQIRSQLASMISIGALSPGARLSPVRALAADLGVATGTVARAYKELEAAGLVESRRRSGTVVRASSSNSTSSAAAQREVSEAIEELLLSSRRAGFGSETILALLRARLQQEKWQ, encoded by the coding sequence ATGAACACCCAGCTCAGCATCGACCTCAGCTCACCGATCCCGCCGTTTGAACAGATCCGTAGCCAACTCGCCTCAATGATCAGCATCGGCGCCCTGTCACCGGGCGCCAGGTTGTCACCTGTGCGCGCACTCGCTGCTGACTTAGGCGTCGCCACTGGAACAGTAGCCCGAGCCTATAAGGAACTTGAGGCAGCGGGCTTGGTGGAAAGCCGACGACGTTCGGGCACCGTAGTGCGAGCCAGTTCCTCGAACTCGACTTCGAGCGCCGCAGCTCAGCGCGAGGTTAGCGAGGCCATTGAAGAACTGCTGCTCAGTAGCCGGCGAGCAGGTTTCGGCTCGGAAACCATTCTGGCCTTGCTGCGAGCCCGATTGCAACAGGAAAAGTGGCAGTGA
- a CDS encoding winged helix DNA-binding domain-containing protein → MKTSKSSLARLRLLGQRLLGNSMGTPAEVVSWMLAMQAQDLPGALYSVGLRMQRPALSKVRAALDSGEVVRSWPMRGTLHLCPAEDLGWMLSLAAPRVIASLKTRHRELEISAADVAKAAELTLVAAGVPVSREELLTVLSAGGQAVAQQRGVHLLGLLCMQGHLVQGPVRGTKQLFVASEQWITHPRELERGEALAEYVRRYFRAHGPATIKDFCWWTKLTLQDARLGLAAVRQELAVLEVEGEEYFLAPEVLELPPASARSLLLLPGFDEFLLGYADRSAALAAEHAVRIVPGNNGMFMPTIVYGGRVVGTWRKPQSTKGEVELVPFEPLSPAVQRSAELAAGRYQLFMKR, encoded by the coding sequence ATGAAGACTTCGAAGTCCTCGCTCGCGCGCTTGCGACTGCTCGGTCAGCGGTTGCTGGGGAATTCAATGGGGACTCCGGCTGAGGTAGTCAGCTGGATGCTTGCGATGCAGGCGCAGGATCTCCCGGGAGCGCTGTACTCTGTCGGGCTGCGCATGCAACGCCCCGCGCTGTCGAAGGTCAGGGCGGCTCTGGACTCGGGTGAGGTAGTTCGGTCCTGGCCGATGCGGGGGACTTTGCATCTTTGTCCGGCTGAGGATTTGGGCTGGATGCTCTCGCTCGCCGCTCCGCGAGTGATCGCGTCGTTGAAAACCCGGCACCGTGAACTGGAAATTTCGGCGGCCGATGTTGCGAAGGCTGCCGAACTCACTTTGGTGGCAGCTGGTGTCCCGGTAAGTCGGGAGGAGCTGCTAACTGTCTTGAGTGCTGGCGGCCAGGCGGTGGCTCAGCAACGTGGTGTCCATCTGCTGGGGCTGCTCTGCATGCAAGGGCATTTGGTGCAAGGGCCAGTACGGGGAACGAAACAGCTTTTTGTGGCAAGCGAGCAGTGGATCACGCACCCCAGAGAATTGGAGCGGGGTGAAGCGCTCGCGGAGTATGTGCGCAGATATTTTCGCGCGCATGGCCCGGCCACCATCAAGGACTTTTGTTGGTGGACCAAGCTGACGTTGCAGGACGCCCGGCTGGGGCTCGCTGCGGTGCGTCAAGAGCTTGCTGTGCTGGAAGTTGAAGGTGAGGAGTATTTCCTGGCCCCCGAGGTGCTTGAGCTACCCCCGGCGAGTGCTCGAAGCCTGCTATTACTTCCCGGTTTTGATGAGTTCTTGCTCGGCTATGCTGATCGTTCGGCTGCTCTCGCCGCGGAACATGCGGTACGCATTGTGCCGGGGAACAACGGAATGTTTATGCCAACCATTGTCTATGGCGGACGAGTGGTGGGTACCTGGCGGAAGCCGCAGTCCACCAAGGGCGAGGTTGAGCTTGTGCCCTTCGAGCCGCTAAGTCCCGCTGTTCAGCGGTCGGCCGAGTTGGCGGCGGGGCGGTACCAACTTTTTATGAAACGCTAG
- a CDS encoding thymidylate synthase: protein MSTPTASDQLATAHDSSKSAPLATPYEDLLREVLANGTAKADRTGTGTRSVFGRQIRFDLADSFPLITTKRVHFKSVALELLWFLRGDSNVRWLQDNGVRIWNEWADEDGELGPVYGVQWRSWPTPDGQHIDQIAQLMEGLKANPDSRRHLVSAWNVAEISKMALPPCHTFFQFYVADGKLSCQLYQRSADMFLGVPFNIASYALLTLMIAQQLGLEPGEFIWTGGDVHIYDDHLEQVEEQLSREPYPYPQLRIVRKPESIFDYSFEDFEVINYQHHPTIKATVAV, encoded by the coding sequence ATGAGCACCCCCACCGCCTCAGATCAGCTTGCCACGGCCCATGACTCATCGAAGTCAGCTCCGCTAGCTACCCCGTACGAGGATCTGCTACGTGAAGTGCTAGCCAACGGAACAGCCAAAGCGGACCGTACCGGCACCGGCACCCGGAGTGTCTTTGGTCGACAAATTCGCTTCGATTTAGCCGACTCCTTTCCACTGATCACCACTAAACGAGTGCATTTCAAATCGGTGGCTTTGGAGTTGCTCTGGTTCCTACGCGGTGATTCCAATGTGCGCTGGTTGCAAGACAATGGCGTCCGAATCTGGAATGAATGGGCCGATGAGGACGGCGAACTTGGCCCGGTCTATGGTGTGCAATGGCGCTCCTGGCCGACGCCCGATGGGCAGCACATCGACCAGATTGCTCAATTGATGGAAGGGCTCAAAGCCAACCCGGATTCTCGCAGGCACCTGGTCTCGGCCTGGAATGTCGCAGAGATCTCCAAGATGGCGTTGCCACCCTGCCACACTTTTTTCCAGTTCTACGTTGCCGACGGCAAGCTCTCCTGCCAGTTGTATCAACGCAGCGCAGATATGTTCCTCGGGGTTCCGTTCAATATCGCCTCCTACGCGCTGCTTACCCTCATGATCGCCCAGCAGCTGGGACTGGAACCCGGCGAGTTCATCTGGACCGGCGGCGATGTGCATATTTACGACGACCATCTGGAGCAGGTCGAGGAACAACTGAGCCGAGAACCGTACCCCTACCCGCAACTGCGGATCGTTCGTAAACCGGAGTCCATTTTTGATTACAGCTTCGAAGACTTCGAAGTGATCAACTACCAGCACCATCCCACGATTAAGGCTACCGTCGCGGTATGA
- a CDS encoding NUDIX hydrolase, which translates to MSSSPLSARQDRAAENSDSEPQPKVFAAGALCWQLKKKQLRVLLIHRPRYNDWSWPKGKHDPGETIPETALREVREEVGVDVTLGIPLPTIDYQVSSGLKRVFYWAAKLEDQTPTPDGKEVDQVLWCTVDQARQKLSNPSDFEPLDALVRAHQRKELDTWPLIILRHAKAKPRSSWTRAEGDRPLAATGQRQAAAVKRLLMAWRPGRVVSSPWARCIATVSPYVKATKAKTRLADALTEANHHRKPAKVQGVVEGLFDKERAVVLCTHRPVLPSVFKRLANHMGSSLRSQLPSVDPYLAPGEIVVCQVAKERIVSVEQFKPFED; encoded by the coding sequence ATGAGCAGCTCCCCGCTCTCTGCGCGGCAGGACCGTGCCGCTGAGAACTCCGACTCCGAGCCGCAGCCGAAGGTTTTCGCCGCTGGCGCACTGTGCTGGCAACTGAAGAAAAAACAGCTTCGAGTGCTGCTGATCCATCGCCCACGGTATAACGACTGGTCATGGCCCAAGGGAAAACATGATCCGGGAGAGACTATTCCGGAAACCGCTCTCCGCGAGGTGCGTGAGGAGGTAGGCGTCGACGTGACGCTCGGCATCCCGCTGCCCACCATTGATTACCAGGTTTCCTCTGGACTCAAGCGGGTCTTCTACTGGGCAGCGAAGCTGGAAGATCAAACGCCGACACCGGATGGCAAAGAAGTTGATCAGGTGCTTTGGTGCACAGTTGATCAGGCCCGTCAGAAGCTCAGCAATCCCTCCGATTTCGAGCCACTCGACGCGCTGGTACGCGCCCACCAGCGCAAGGAATTAGATACTTGGCCGTTGATAATCCTGCGGCACGCCAAGGCTAAACCGCGTTCCTCGTGGACTCGCGCGGAGGGAGATCGGCCGCTGGCCGCCACCGGGCAACGCCAAGCGGCCGCTGTGAAGCGATTGCTGATGGCTTGGCGGCCCGGTCGAGTGGTGAGCAGCCCGTGGGCGCGTTGCATCGCGACCGTTTCCCCCTACGTCAAAGCTACTAAGGCCAAGACCAGGCTTGCAGATGCGCTGACCGAAGCGAATCATCACAGGAAACCGGCTAAAGTTCAGGGAGTCGTTGAGGGGCTTTTCGATAAGGAGCGCGCGGTGGTGCTCTGCACCCACCGGCCGGTGTTGCCCTCGGTCTTCAAACGGCTGGCAAATCATATGGGTTCTTCGCTGCGAAGCCAGTTGCCCTCGGTGGATCCCTACCTTGCTCCTGGAGAGATTGTGGTTTGTCAGGTCGCCAAAGAACGAATAGTTTCGGTGGAACAGTTCAAGCCCTTCGAGGATTAA